In Lepus europaeus isolate LE1 chromosome 23, mLepTim1.pri, whole genome shotgun sequence, a single genomic region encodes these proteins:
- the CABP1 gene encoding calcium-binding protein 1 isoform X2, which translates to MRQEEKSSYMVVQTSEEGLAASGELPGPLLMLAQNCAVMHNLLGPACIFLRKGFAENRQPDRSLRPEEIEELREAFREFDKDKDGYINCRDLGNCMRTMGYMPTEMELIELSQQINMNLGGHVDFDDFVELMGPKLLAETADMIGVKELRDAFREFDTNGDGEISTSELREAMRKLLGHQVGHRDIEEIIRDVDLNGDGRVDFEEFVRMMSR; encoded by the exons ATGCGCCAGGAAGAGAAGAGCAGCTACATGGTGGTGCAGACGAGCGAGGAGGGGCTGGCAGCCAGTGGCGAGCTCCCAGGACCACTCTTGATGCTGGCCCAGAACTGCGCAGTCATGCACAACCTGCTGGGCCCTGCCTGCATTTTCCTGCGCAAGGGCTTCGCTGAGAACAGGCAGCCT GACAGATCGCTGCGACCAGAGGAGATTGAAG AGCTCCGAGAGGCCTTCAGGGAATTCGACAAGGACAAGGACGGCTACATCAACTGCCGGGACCTGGGCAACTGCATGCGCACCATGGGCTATATGCCCACCGAGATGGAGCTCATCGAGCTGTCGCAGCAGATCAACATGAACC TTGGTGGCCATGTAGATTTTGACGACTTTGTGGAACTAATGGGGCCTAAACTCCTGGCGGAGACAGCAGATATGATTGGAGTAAAGGAACTACGAGACGCTTTCCGAGAG TTTGACACCAATGGTGATGGGGAGATAAGCACCAGTGAGTTGCGAGAGGccatgaggaagctcctgggtcatcAAGTGGGACACCGAGACATAGAAGAAATTATCCGAGATGTGGATCTCAATGGGGATGGACGAGTAGACTTTGAAG